CTGGTTCCTAAGTTTACTATAGCAGTACAGAGCTAGTTAAGTGACAGAACCGTTTTCGGCTATTTCGAGTGTCAAGGTAGAATACCGGATATGCTTCATGTCGTATTTCCCGTAAGGACTACCTGGGCACCGCATATTTCATCCAAAGCGGATCTTGAAGCAATTTATCAAGGCAGCTTTCCTCTACACCAACTAATATCTCCATACCACCATCTGGAGGCGCGGGAAGAACCACCTGTAGGCCGTTAATGATCCCAACATGAGGCGATCGTACCGCACCAATATTGTGGCCCAACAATGAGCCCCAATCCAACGAATACAGTTTGAAGTTAATCCATGAGGTCTGCACACAGTTGAAGCCAGGCACATCCAGGAACGCTGTTGGCACCAGCCGATCCACgtcctccaacttctcaatGAGGGCTACTAGATCATCTGTGAATTGCTTATCGGCCTTGAGGATTGCTTTCCGAATCAGGATGGCTAGATCAGCGATATTGGTAGAGCCGACAATCTTCCGGATCGGGGCTGAAACGGCAACGTACTCCAGGAAGCAGCCCAGGGTATCCGGGTGAACGGGTGGTTCTATACGCAAACGTCCGTCAATAGCGATATTAAAGACCGAGATTGGATCGCCCTCAAGAATTTCCCATGGCCACTGCACCTTCATGACAGTCCGCCAGAGAAGAGCGGAGAGGGCATCATTGGTTGAGATCCAGTTCTGGTCGGACGGCACTGAGGTATTCACAGGAGAGGCCTCCGCCTTAAGTGCCTGCAGCGCCTCAGGCGAGAAGTAGAAAACCTGTGCGCGGTGATTCTGTGCTATCATCTTTGGTGGTGCACTCGACGGTGTAAAGGGCAGTAATGTGTATTCCGGGTGGCTCTCAAGCAACCCCAGATTACGGCCTGAAGACCGCATCACACGTTCTCGATCCCGAACTACAGCCGGTGGCAGCTCCACGGGCTCAGGAATGTATAAGCCCTGAGCACGACGACACTCTTCTGCCCAGATTTTCATCCATGTGAAATATGATGTCCCGTCACCCACCAGGTGCAGTGTGCACCAATTGAGCAGCAGTCCACCGCGGATAAAGTTCACTTGTACAAGAGAGATTGGTAGCCTCTCTCCGGCCGAAGGCCATACA
The sequence above is a segment of the Aspergillus oryzae RIB40 DNA, chromosome 3 genome. Coding sequences within it:
- a CDS encoding uncharacterized protein (predicted protein); the encoded protein is MGSISEFDQVPTLTAIERIGPKGYVRYIFPFQLDDDYDIDEVSRVLRAAYAATQRRVPAMACEAVPDMNTKQAGVLKLQRLDDEAIEDIVIQDLRVSDTFPTSYAELKSNSFPVASLDADLLCRRSVWPSAGERLPISLVQVNFIRGGLLLNWCTLHLVGDGTSYFTWMKIWAEECRRAQGLYIPEPVELPPAVVRDRERVMRSSGRNLGLLESHPEYTLLPFTPSSAPPKMIAQNHRAQVFYFSPEALQALKAEASPVNTSVPSDQNWISTNDALSALLWRTVMKVQWPWEILEGDPISVFNIAIDGRLRIEPPVHPDTLGCFLEYVAVSAPIRKIVGSTNIADLAILIRKAILKADKQFTDDLVALIEKLEDVDRLVPTAFLDVPGFNCVQTSWINFKLYSLDWGSLLGHNIGAVRSPHVGIINGLQVVLPAPPDGGMEILVGVEESCLDKLLQDPLWMKYAVPR